One Herbaspirillum rubrisubalbicans genomic window carries:
- a CDS encoding MFS transporter encodes MQKKSQFTLFAQRRFAPFFWTQFLGALNDNVFKTALLTILTYDALSWTDMDPGLLNNLIPGLFILPFFLFSATSGQLADKLEKGRMARAVKLLEIVIMAIAAYGWMTHHLVLLIAAVIGMGIHSTLFGPVKYAYLPQQLRQDELVGGNGLIEMGTFVGILLGEILGAVLVVHKPWGLHLVAGVTIGIAVLGWLASLRIPLSPAPVPELKVNWNPFTETVRNIGFSRRNRPVFLSLLGNSWFWFYGAIMLAQFPVYAKNYLHGDHGVFVLLLAVFSVGIGAGSLLCERLSGHKVEIGLVPFGSIGLSVFGLELYFASQAYVTPAAMLDVAGFLAQGGSWRILGDCLGIGLFGGLYIVPLFALIQTRCDPAHVSRTIAGMNIMNALFMVVSALVAMVLLKAGLTIPQIFLATAIMNGVVAVYIFSLVPEFLIRFLAWILIHTFYRVRIVNGQAIPDQGPAVLVCNHVSYVDAIAIMAASPRPVRFVMDYQIFKIPLMSWLFRNVRAIPIAPVKADPWLTEKAFVDIAQALHEGELVCIFPEGKLTRDGELNPFKGGVQKIIDRTPVPVLPLALRGLWGSLFSRDPSNPVTRTFKRGLFSRLELVAGEPIAADQVSPELLQEKVRELRGDWK; translated from the coding sequence ATGCAAAAGAAAAGCCAGTTCACGCTCTTTGCCCAACGACGGTTTGCCCCCTTCTTCTGGACCCAGTTCCTGGGCGCGCTCAACGACAACGTCTTCAAGACCGCGCTGCTGACCATCCTCACCTATGACGCGCTGTCCTGGACCGACATGGACCCGGGCTTGCTCAATAACCTCATTCCGGGTTTGTTCATCCTGCCGTTCTTCCTGTTCTCGGCCACCTCCGGTCAACTGGCCGACAAGCTGGAAAAAGGCCGCATGGCGCGCGCCGTGAAGCTGTTGGAAATCGTCATCATGGCCATCGCCGCCTATGGCTGGATGACCCATCATCTGGTGCTACTCATTGCCGCCGTCATCGGCATGGGCATTCACTCCACCCTGTTCGGGCCGGTGAAATATGCCTACCTGCCGCAGCAGTTGCGCCAGGACGAACTGGTGGGCGGCAATGGCTTGATCGAGATGGGCACCTTCGTCGGCATCCTGCTGGGGGAAATCCTGGGTGCGGTGCTGGTGGTGCACAAGCCCTGGGGGCTGCACCTGGTGGCCGGCGTGACCATCGGCATTGCCGTGCTGGGCTGGCTGGCCAGCCTGCGCATTCCGCTCTCGCCGGCACCGGTGCCGGAGCTGAAGGTGAACTGGAATCCCTTCACCGAGACCGTGCGCAACATCGGTTTTTCGCGGCGCAACCGGCCGGTGTTCCTGTCGCTGTTGGGCAATTCCTGGTTCTGGTTCTATGGCGCCATCATGCTGGCGCAGTTTCCGGTCTATGCGAAGAACTACCTGCATGGCGACCATGGCGTGTTCGTGCTGTTGCTGGCGGTGTTCTCGGTGGGTATCGGAGCCGGCTCGCTGTTGTGCGAGCGATTGTCCGGTCACAAGGTGGAAATCGGGCTGGTGCCGTTTGGCTCAATTGGCCTGTCGGTGTTCGGGCTGGAGCTGTACTTCGCCAGCCAAGCCTATGTGACGCCGGCGGCCATGCTGGATGTGGCCGGCTTCCTGGCGCAGGGCGGTAGCTGGCGCATCCTGGGCGATTGCCTGGGCATTGGTCTGTTCGGCGGGCTCTACATCGTGCCGCTGTTCGCCTTGATCCAGACCCGCTGCGACCCGGCCCACGTCTCGCGCACCATTGCCGGGATGAACATCATGAATGCCCTGTTCATGGTGGTCTCGGCGCTGGTGGCGATGGTGCTGTTGAAGGCAGGGCTCACCATTCCGCAGATCTTCCTGGCCACTGCCATCATGAATGGCGTGGTGGCGGTCTACATCTTCTCGCTGGTGCCGGAATTCCTGATCCGCTTCCTGGCCTGGATCCTGATCCATACCTTCTACCGCGTGCGCATCGTCAATGGCCAGGCCATCCCCGACCAGGGGCCGGCGGTCTTGGTATGCAATCACGTGAGCTATGTCGATGCCATCGCCATCATGGCCGCCAGCCCGCGTCCGGTGCGCTTCGTGATGGATTACCAGATCTTCAAGATTCCGTTGATGTCGTGGCTGTTCCGCAATGTGCGGGCCATTCCGATTGCCCCGGTCAAGGCCGACCCGTGGCTGACCGAAAAGGCCTTCGTCGATATCGCCCAGGCCCTGCATGAAGGCGAACTGGTGTGCATCTTCCCCGAGGGCAAACTGACCCGCGATGGTGAGTTGAATCCCTTCAAGGGCGGCGTGCAAAAGATCATCGACCGCACCCCGGTGCCGGTGTTGCCGCTGGCCTTGCGCGGCTTGTGGGGCAGCCTGTTCTCGCGCGACCCCAGCAATCCCGTCACCCGTACCTTCAAGCGCGGACTGTTCTCGCGCCTGGAACTGGTGGCCGGCGAGCCGATTGCAGCCGACCAGGTCAGCCCCGAGCTGCTGCAGGAAAAGGTGCGCGAACTGCGCGGGGACTGGAAGTAA
- a CDS encoding CBS domain-containing protein, whose translation MKVSEILKVKGNILFTVTPDTPIQEAVNAMAEKDIGSLVVMEYGDLVGMLTFREVLLTLHQNGGALGGSTVRKHMNDAPITVTPDTDLNEVRRIMLEKHARYVPVMEARTLLGVMSFYDVAKAVLDAQGFENKMLKAYIRDWPAEEEEREGNR comes from the coding sequence ATGAAAGTCTCTGAAATCCTCAAGGTCAAAGGCAACATCCTCTTCACCGTCACGCCCGACACCCCGATTCAAGAGGCGGTGAACGCCATGGCCGAGAAAGACATCGGCTCGCTGGTGGTGATGGAATATGGCGACCTGGTCGGTATGCTGACCTTCCGCGAAGTGCTGCTGACGCTGCACCAGAACGGTGGTGCCCTGGGCGGCTCGACCGTGCGCAAGCACATGAACGATGCCCCCATCACGGTCACGCCCGACACCGACCTGAACGAAGTGCGCCGCATCATGCTGGAAAAGCACGCGCGCTACGTGCCGGTGATGGAAGCGCGCACCCTGCTGGGCGTGATGTCCTTCTATGACGTGGCCAAGGCCGTGCTGGATGCGCAAGGCTTCGAGAACAAGATGCTCAAGGCCTACATCCGCGACTGGCCGGCCGAGGAAGAAGAGCGCGAAGGCAATCGCTGA
- a CDS encoding DUF962 domain-containing protein, whose protein sequence is MSATLPDRHYASFSEFYPSYLSEHTHRVNRQLHFLGSTLALLSLLLLLLTRQWWWLAVALLCGYGLAWVGHFMVEKNQPATFRHPLYSFMGDWVMYWQMLTGQVSF, encoded by the coding sequence ATGTCTGCCACCCTGCCCGACCGCCATTACGCCAGCTTCAGCGAGTTCTATCCGAGCTATCTCAGCGAGCATACGCACCGGGTCAACCGGCAACTGCACTTCCTGGGATCGACGCTGGCCCTGTTGAGCCTGTTGTTGCTGCTGCTCACGCGCCAGTGGTGGTGGCTGGCGGTGGCGCTGTTGTGTGGCTACGGCTTGGCCTGGGTCGGACATTTCATGGTGGAGAAGAACCAGCCGGCCACCTTCCGCCATCCGCTCTATTCCTTCATGGGCGACTGGGTGATGTACTGGCAAATGCTCACGGGACAGGTGTCTTTCTAA
- a CDS encoding YihY family inner membrane protein, whose translation MSSLRVSLSRMRGLTRQQLSDLLRFAGRRLREDRLPQVAGSLTFTTILSLVPMLTIALALFTAFPLFSTFRASLEAYFVDNLMPKGVANTILGYLNQFAAKSARISAVGGVLLILTSVLTMSTIESVFNQIWRVKKSRPLVQRVLVYWAIITLGPLLIGVSISVTSYLSTATGGAVKSLPWLGASFYTLVSLMFSTLAYTLLYSTVPNQTVDWRDAAAGGLLAGIGLEIAKRLFAAYILKFPTYTMVYGTVAVLPIFLVWIYMMWMVTLFGALLTAALPVVRYERWWHVPSPGAEFIDAVKVLKCLHAARVGVDSAVVSMEEVRRATKLGLGELQQLLARMSEEGWVASVKPDTRARSGWNRRITDDMDRWTLAANPGTIQLARVYRLFVFDPAVLAQAGEEETLVTRVEEAINAVLAQSLEEYCQGGRAADQAVQEAAAAVTAMPYAAVPLEQRRRMWER comes from the coding sequence ATGTCCTCTTTGCGTGTTTCCCTGTCCCGTATGCGTGGTCTGACCCGTCAGCAGTTGAGCGACCTGTTGCGCTTCGCCGGCCGGCGTCTGCGCGAAGACCGCCTGCCGCAAGTGGCCGGCAGCCTGACCTTTACCACCATCCTGTCGCTGGTGCCGATGCTGACCATCGCGTTGGCGCTGTTTACGGCCTTCCCGCTGTTCTCGACCTTCCGCGCCTCGCTGGAAGCCTATTTTGTCGACAACCTCATGCCCAAGGGCGTAGCCAATACCATCCTCGGCTACCTCAACCAGTTCGCCGCCAAGTCGGCGCGCATCTCGGCCGTGGGCGGGGTGCTGCTGATCCTGACCTCGGTGTTGACCATGTCCACCATCGAGAGCGTGTTCAACCAGATCTGGCGCGTCAAGAAGTCGCGCCCGCTGGTGCAGCGGGTGTTGGTGTACTGGGCCATCATCACGCTGGGGCCGCTATTGATCGGGGTGTCCATCAGCGTGACTTCGTATCTGTCCACCGCCACCGGAGGCGCCGTCAAGAGCCTGCCGTGGCTGGGGGCGAGCTTCTATACGCTGGTCTCGCTGATGTTCTCGACCCTGGCCTACACGCTGCTCTACAGCACCGTGCCCAACCAGACCGTGGACTGGCGCGATGCCGCAGCCGGCGGCCTGCTGGCCGGCATCGGCCTGGAAATCGCCAAGCGTCTCTTTGCCGCCTATATCCTCAAGTTCCCGACCTACACCATGGTCTATGGCACGGTGGCGGTGCTGCCGATCTTCCTGGTGTGGATCTACATGATGTGGATGGTCACGCTCTTTGGTGCCCTGTTGACCGCCGCCCTGCCGGTGGTGCGCTACGAGCGCTGGTGGCACGTCCCTTCGCCGGGAGCGGAGTTCATCGATGCGGTCAAGGTCTTGAAATGCCTGCACGCGGCGCGGGTCGGGGTGGACTCGGCCGTGGTCAGCATGGAAGAAGTGCGCCGCGCCACCAAGCTGGGCCTGGGCGAGTTGCAGCAATTGCTGGCCAGGATGAGCGAGGAGGGCTGGGTGGCCTCGGTCAAGCCCGATACCCGCGCCCGCAGCGGCTGGAACCGGCGCATCACCGACGACATGGATCGCTGGACGCTGGCCGCCAATCCCGGCACGATCCAGTTGGCGCGGGTCTATCGCCTGTTCGTGTTCGACCCGGCCGTGCTGGCCCAGGCCGGCGAGGAAGAAACCCTGGTGACGCGGGTGGAAGAGGCCATCAATGCGGTGCTGGCGCAATCGCTGGAAGAGTATTGCCAGGGCGGCCGCGCCGCAGATCAGGCGGTGCAGGAAGCGGCCGCAGCAGTGACCGCCATGCCCTATGCCGCCGTGCCGCTGGAGCAGCGGCGCCGCATGTGGGAGCGTTGA
- the wrbA gene encoding NAD(P)H:quinone oxidoreductase, giving the protein MTTSSTAVNVSANATILVLYYSRHGATRKLAELIAQGVESVPGCDARLRTVPAVSTVTEAVEPEVPGSGAPYVEASDLQDCAGLALGSPTRFGNMAAAMKYFWDGTSPQWLSGALAGKPACVFTSTGSLHGGQESTLLSMMLPLLHHGMLLLGLPYSHPELMNTASGGTPYGASHWAGVNGNQPLSDDSRTLAIALGKRLAENAIKLRRPS; this is encoded by the coding sequence ATGACTACCTCTTCGACTGCCGTGAACGTTTCTGCCAACGCCACCATCCTGGTGCTCTACTATTCGCGCCATGGCGCCACCCGCAAGCTGGCCGAGCTGATCGCCCAGGGCGTGGAAAGCGTGCCTGGCTGCGATGCCCGCCTGCGCACCGTGCCCGCGGTCTCGACCGTGACCGAGGCGGTGGAGCCGGAGGTACCCGGCTCCGGTGCCCCCTACGTGGAAGCCAGCGACCTCCAAGACTGCGCCGGCCTGGCGCTGGGCTCGCCCACCCGCTTTGGCAACATGGCCGCGGCCATGAAGTATTTCTGGGACGGCACGTCGCCGCAATGGCTCTCCGGCGCCTTGGCCGGCAAGCCGGCCTGCGTCTTCACCTCCACCGGCAGCCTGCATGGCGGCCAGGAATCGACGCTCTTGAGCATGATGCTGCCGCTGCTGCACCACGGCATGTTGCTGCTGGGCCTGCCCTATTCACATCCTGAACTGATGAACACGGCCAGCGGCGGCACCCCCTACGGCGCCAGCCACTGGGCGGGCGTCAACGGCAACCAGCCACTGTCGGACGACTCGCGTACCCTGGCCATCGCGCTAGGCAAACGGCTGGCAGAAAACGCGATCAAACTACGGAGACCATCATGA
- a CDS encoding DUF2069 domain-containing protein, translated as MNNSARYFHLGAGSSLVALILLCLAWELMLAPLRPGGSWMVLKVVPLLLPLRGVLKRDVYTLQWSSMLILVYLAEGLVRATSDTARTSVMLAWVEVALTTLYFVCALAYLHPFKKAAKEIARQAIQKASQ; from the coding sequence ATGAACAACAGCGCGCGTTACTTCCACCTGGGGGCCGGTTCCAGCCTGGTGGCCCTTATCCTGCTGTGCCTGGCGTGGGAACTGATGCTGGCGCCCTTGCGTCCGGGCGGCTCGTGGATGGTATTGAAGGTGGTGCCGCTGCTGCTGCCCTTGCGCGGCGTGTTGAAACGCGACGTCTACACCCTGCAATGGTCTTCCATGCTGATCCTGGTCTACCTGGCCGAAGGCCTGGTGCGCGCCACCAGCGATACCGCCCGCACCTCGGTCATGCTGGCCTGGGTGGAAGTGGCGCTGACCACGCTGTACTTCGTCTGCGCGCTGGCCTATCTGCATCCGTTCAAGAAAGCCGCCAAGGAAATCGCCCGCCAGGCGATCCAGAAGGCTTCCCAGTAA
- a CDS encoding FAD-binding oxidoreductase — protein MTDFLAACRAAIGAAHVLTDAADTAGYLTDQRGRFTGRALAVLRPANTAEVAAIVKLCAQYAVPLVPQGGNTGLVLGSVPDQQGNAVVLSLRRLNRVRAVDPINNTMTVEAGCILQQLQEQAAAVQRLFPLSLAAEGSCTIGGNLSTNAGGTGVLRYGNTRELCLGLEVVTAQGDVMSSLKGLRKDNTGYDLRDLFIGAEGTLGIITAAVLKLFPPPQAQLTAMVALPAPAQALALLQLAQAQCGAALTGFELMSDFCLQLVRKHFPEQRLPFAQPYAHYVLLEVSDSESEQHARQLFENLIGQALEQGLAEDAVIAASLAQSQALWRLRESISSAQAREGKNIKHDISVPISRIADFIAVTDVLVQQASPGCRMVCFGHLGDGNLHYNISPPVGVADTDFIARQTELNRVVHDSVDRFGGSISAEHGLGALKREEILRYKSPVELRLMRAIKAALDPQQLMNPGKVL, from the coding sequence ATGACCGATTTCCTCGCTGCCTGCCGTGCCGCCATCGGCGCCGCCCATGTCCTCACCGATGCCGCCGACACCGCCGGCTACCTGACCGACCAGCGCGGCCGCTTCACCGGCCGCGCACTGGCCGTGCTGCGGCCGGCCAATACCGCCGAGGTGGCCGCCATCGTCAAGCTGTGCGCGCAGTACGCGGTGCCGCTGGTGCCGCAAGGGGGCAATACCGGCCTGGTGCTGGGCAGCGTGCCCGACCAGCAGGGCAATGCCGTGGTGCTGTCGCTGCGCCGCTTAAACCGCGTGCGCGCGGTCGATCCGATCAACAATACGATGACGGTGGAAGCCGGCTGCATCCTGCAACAGCTGCAGGAGCAGGCCGCTGCGGTACAGCGCCTGTTTCCGCTGTCGCTGGCGGCCGAAGGCAGTTGCACCATCGGCGGCAATCTCTCCACCAATGCCGGTGGGACTGGCGTGCTGCGCTATGGCAATACCCGTGAACTGTGCCTGGGGCTGGAAGTGGTGACGGCCCAAGGGGACGTCATGAGCAGCCTGAAGGGCTTGCGCAAGGACAATACCGGTTACGACCTGCGCGATCTGTTCATCGGTGCCGAGGGCACGCTGGGTATCATCACCGCCGCAGTCTTGAAGCTCTTCCCGCCACCACAGGCCCAGCTCACCGCAATGGTGGCCCTGCCCGCGCCGGCCCAGGCGCTGGCACTGCTGCAACTGGCGCAAGCGCAATGCGGGGCGGCACTGACCGGCTTCGAGCTGATGTCAGACTTCTGCCTGCAACTGGTCCGCAAACACTTCCCCGAGCAGCGCCTGCCCTTTGCCCAACCCTACGCGCACTACGTGTTGCTGGAGGTCTCGGACAGCGAATCGGAACAGCACGCCCGCCAGCTCTTCGAAAACCTGATCGGCCAAGCCCTGGAGCAAGGCCTGGCCGAGGATGCCGTGATCGCCGCTTCGCTGGCCCAATCGCAGGCCCTGTGGCGGCTGCGCGAAAGCATCTCGAGTGCGCAGGCCAGGGAAGGCAAGAACATCAAGCATGACATCTCAGTGCCGATCTCGCGCATCGCCGACTTCATCGCCGTCACCGATGTCCTGGTGCAGCAAGCCTCGCCCGGCTGCCGCATGGTCTGCTTCGGCCACCTGGGCGATGGCAACCTGCACTACAACATCTCGCCACCCGTGGGGGTGGCCGATACCGACTTCATCGCCCGTCAGACCGAACTCAACCGGGTAGTGCATGACAGCGTGGACCGCTTCGGCGGCTCGATCTCGGCCGAGCACGGGCTGGGCGCCTTGAAGCGCGAGGAAATCCTGCGCTACAAGTCGCCGGTGGAATTGCGTCTGATGCGCGCCATCAAAGCGGCGCTCGATCCGCAGCAATTGATGAATCCTGGCAAGGTGCTCTGA
- a CDS encoding putative bifunctional diguanylate cyclase/phosphodiesterase: MLIAHYDKLLVVVSLLVAILASYTALDMAERISTSNHLYSRAARFWLAGGAIAMGVGIWSMHFIGMLAFRLPIALGYDAWITLVSLLIAVLTSGFALWIVTRAELPLRRLLGSAVLMGSGIVAMHYTGMAAMRMQPGIDYDLVLFVGSVIIAVVTSATALWIAFSLRRNTPHVRVARAGASVVMGLAIVGMHYTGMAAASFPRGAVCLAAREGVGSGWLAILIIVVTLAVLTIALLTSVLDARLESRTAKLARSLAEANEELTQMVLHDHLTKLPNRTLLEDRLTQAIHKAARTQGHFALMFMDLDGFKAINDSLGHHVGDRLLVEVARRLSSIMRAQDTVARLGGDEFVILVELEQPEGAMPVAEKLVEVVNQAFTLAQQELRVSASVGIAIYPEDGATRHDLVINADAAMYHTKRAGRNGYHFFEPSMNANAHHQLQWLQELRVAVERKQLRLVYQPKFGLPDGQVLGAEALLRWQHPQRGLVGPDEFIGLAERSGLIIPIGAWVLDEACRQMRQWLTLGYAHWKIAVNLSALQFADPHLVEVVRTALDKHQLPPHCLTLEVTESTAMHDTEASLQTLQKIAELGVEIAIDDFGTGYSSLLYLKRLPAHELKIDRGFVRDLSEGSEDAAIVSAIVALGRALRLRIVAEGVETEGQQQFLAAAGCHALQGYLRGRPMAPDLFLQTMREQQKSAA; the protein is encoded by the coding sequence ATGCTCATCGCCCACTACGACAAGCTGCTGGTTGTCGTCTCCCTGCTGGTTGCCATCCTCGCCTCCTATACGGCGCTGGACATGGCCGAGCGCATCAGCACCAGCAACCACCTGTATTCGCGGGCGGCGCGCTTCTGGCTGGCCGGGGGCGCCATTGCCATGGGGGTGGGCATCTGGTCCATGCACTTCATCGGGATGCTGGCGTTTCGCCTGCCCATCGCGCTGGGCTACGATGCCTGGATCACGCTGGTCTCGCTGCTCATTGCCGTGCTCACCTCGGGCTTTGCATTGTGGATCGTGACCCGGGCCGAACTGCCGCTGCGGCGCCTGTTGGGCAGCGCCGTGCTGATGGGTTCGGGCATTGTCGCCATGCATTACACCGGCATGGCCGCCATGCGGATGCAGCCGGGCATCGACTACGACCTGGTGCTGTTCGTGGGCTCGGTGATCATTGCGGTGGTGACCTCGGCCACCGCCCTGTGGATCGCCTTCAGCCTGCGCCGCAACACCCCGCATGTGAGGGTCGCGCGCGCCGGTGCTTCGGTGGTGATGGGCCTGGCCATCGTCGGGATGCACTATACCGGCATGGCCGCAGCCAGCTTTCCGCGCGGGGCGGTGTGTCTGGCCGCGCGCGAAGGCGTGGGCAGCGGCTGGCTGGCCATCCTCATCATCGTGGTCACGCTGGCGGTCCTGACCATCGCCTTGTTGACCTCGGTGCTGGATGCGCGACTGGAGTCGCGCACCGCCAAGCTGGCCCGTTCCCTGGCCGAGGCCAATGAAGAATTGACCCAGATGGTCTTGCACGATCATCTCACCAAGCTGCCCAACCGTACCCTGCTGGAAGACCGTCTGACCCAGGCCATCCACAAGGCGGCGCGCACCCAGGGTCATTTCGCGCTGATGTTCATGGACCTGGATGGTTTCAAGGCCATCAACGATTCGCTGGGCCACCATGTGGGCGATCGCCTGCTGGTGGAGGTGGCGCGTCGGCTCAGTTCCATCATGCGCGCCCAGGATACGGTGGCGCGCCTGGGCGGCGATGAATTCGTGATCCTGGTGGAACTGGAGCAGCCGGAAGGCGCCATGCCGGTGGCTGAGAAGCTGGTGGAAGTGGTCAATCAAGCTTTCACGCTGGCCCAGCAGGAGCTGCGGGTCTCGGCCAGTGTCGGCATTGCGATTTACCCGGAAGACGGCGCCACCCGCCATGATCTGGTCATCAATGCCGACGCCGCCATGTATCACACCAAGCGCGCCGGCCGTAACGGCTACCACTTCTTCGAGCCCTCGATGAATGCCAACGCCCATCATCAGTTGCAATGGCTGCAGGAGTTGCGGGTGGCGGTGGAGCGCAAGCAGTTGCGGCTGGTCTACCAGCCCAAGTTCGGCCTGCCCGATGGCCAGGTGCTGGGCGCCGAAGCCTTGCTGCGCTGGCAGCACCCGCAACGCGGCCTGGTGGGGCCGGATGAATTCATCGGCCTGGCCGAGCGTTCCGGCCTGATCATTCCGATCGGCGCCTGGGTGCTGGACGAAGCCTGCCGCCAGATGCGCCAATGGCTGACCCTGGGGTATGCCCACTGGAAGATCGCGGTCAACCTGTCGGCGCTGCAGTTTGCCGATCCGCACCTGGTGGAGGTGGTGCGCACCGCCCTGGACAAGCATCAACTGCCGCCGCATTGCCTGACCCTGGAAGTGACCGAATCCACCGCCATGCACGATACCGAGGCCAGCTTGCAGACCCTGCAGAAGATTGCCGAGCTGGGCGTGGAGATTGCCATCGACGACTTCGGCACCGGCTATTCCAGCCTGCTGTACTTGAAGCGTCTGCCGGCCCATGAATTGAAGATCGACCGTGGTTTCGTGCGCGACTTGAGCGAGGGCAGCGAAGATGCCGCCATCGTCTCGGCCATCGTGGCGCTGGGGCGGGCGTTGCGCCTGCGCATCGTGGCCGAGGGTGTGGAGACCGAGGGGCAGCAGCAATTCCTGGCGGCGGCGGGCTGCCACGCGCTGCAGGGCTACCTGCGCGGACGGCCGATGGCGCCCGACTTGTTCCTGCAGACCATGCGCGAGCAGCAAAAGAGCGCGGCCTGA
- a CDS encoding phospholipase A, whose protein sequence is MLSLLRPRRRLALLLCSLGAPLYLATPAQAGIALVQPPKRIDASKPLELTLLVTEDEQAQRSYTLPATLLVAASADMIPPQQIALQRIDGSDSLTLKQGELRKVHYRGVLPERLRGMVRIEPIGIDAAPVLVAVVRPDAALGPLAASPDLINAPLADSSSKVAPVAPSATVLTPGVNASPLDSAPAAEDILSNNRRLSFNEPMYFTVGHNQGETHARFQLSFKFRLFVPDDPRSRGLLDNLYLGYTQFSLWDLSVPSAPFRDTSYRPSLYYYLPDVGIQNRIFSRIGIATGLEHESNGRDGTASRSINTYFIEPTFNFGNLNDYHFKVTPKVYAYLGPTRDNPDIGDYRGHLDLKLAYGKPDGVEVATMLRKGRLGGKYSAETQVTYPLSRLLPGTAGYLMASYFYGYGESLLTYNQKDHPQLRIGYALWR, encoded by the coding sequence ATGCTCAGTCTCCTCCGCCCCCGACGTCGTCTGGCGCTGCTCCTGTGCAGCCTGGGCGCCCCGCTGTACCTGGCCACGCCGGCCCAGGCTGGCATCGCCCTGGTGCAGCCCCCCAAGCGCATCGATGCCAGCAAGCCGCTGGAACTGACCCTGCTGGTGACCGAAGATGAGCAGGCCCAGCGCAGCTATACCTTGCCGGCCACCCTGCTGGTGGCGGCCTCGGCCGACATGATCCCGCCCCAGCAGATCGCCTTGCAGCGCATCGATGGCAGCGACAGCCTTACCCTCAAGCAGGGAGAATTGCGCAAGGTGCACTATCGCGGCGTGCTGCCCGAGCGCCTGCGCGGCATGGTGCGCATCGAACCGATCGGCATCGATGCCGCGCCGGTGCTGGTGGCGGTGGTGCGCCCGGATGCCGCGCTGGGGCCATTGGCGGCCTCGCCCGACCTGATCAATGCGCCCTTGGCCGACTCCAGCAGCAAGGTGGCGCCGGTGGCGCCCTCAGCCACCGTCTTGACGCCCGGCGTCAATGCCTCGCCGCTGGACAGCGCGCCGGCCGCCGAGGACATCCTCTCCAACAATCGCCGCCTGTCCTTCAATGAGCCGATGTATTTCACGGTGGGCCACAACCAAGGCGAGACCCATGCGCGCTTCCAGCTCAGCTTCAAGTTCCGCCTGTTCGTGCCCGACGATCCGCGCTCGCGCGGCCTGCTGGACAATCTCTACCTGGGCTACACGCAGTTCTCGCTGTGGGACCTGTCGGTCCCGTCGGCGCCCTTCCGCGATACCAGCTATCGCCCCAGCCTGTACTACTACCTGCCGGACGTAGGTATCCAGAATCGCATCTTCAGCCGCATCGGCATTGCCACCGGCCTGGAGCACGAATCCAACGGCCGCGATGGCACCGCCTCGCGCAGCATCAATACCTACTTCATCGAACCGACCTTCAACTTCGGCAACCTCAACGACTATCACTTCAAGGTCACCCCCAAGGTCTATGCCTATCTCGGCCCCACCCGCGACAACCCGGACATCGGCGACTACCGTGGTCACCTGGACCTGAAGCTGGCCTATGGCAAACCCGATGGCGTGGAAGTGGCGACCATGCTGCGCAAGGGCCGGCTGGGGGGCAAGTACAGCGCCGAGACCCAGGTCACCTACCCGCTCTCGCGCCTGCTGCCCGGCACGGCCGGCTACCTGATGGCCAGCTACTTCTACGGCTATGGTGAAAGTCTGCTGACCTACAACCAGAAGGATCACCCGCAATTGCGCATCGGCTACGCGCTGTGGCGGTGA